Proteins from one Dysgonomonas sp. HDW5A genomic window:
- a CDS encoding homocysteine S-methyltransferase family protein, with amino-acid sequence MDFLTCYTKKYPFLMEGALGERLKRESKLVFDNEVSMASLIYTDEGKKALAHLWGEYINIAKTYNLPFIATTPTRRANKERINNSKYNKDIISDNVSFLKAIKESCQTTMFIGGLMGCKGDAYLAKDFLSIEEAQDFHSWQANAFKESEVDFLFAAIMPTLPEAIGMAKALEKTNLPYIISFMVRENGCLLDGTSIHNAIETIDKSTLQNPVCYMANCVHPGILYSALSKEFNRTPLVKDRFGGIQANTSPLSPEELDNSIDLKSSDHIELANEIIKLNDLINLNIVGGCCGTDNTHISEIAKRISR; translated from the coding sequence ATGGATTTCTTAACATGCTATACGAAAAAATACCCGTTCTTAATGGAAGGAGCATTAGGGGAACGTCTTAAGCGAGAATCTAAACTAGTATTTGATAACGAAGTATCAATGGCCAGTCTCATTTACACAGACGAAGGTAAAAAGGCTCTGGCTCATCTATGGGGAGAATACATTAATATAGCTAAAACATACAATCTGCCGTTTATTGCAACCACTCCCACCCGACGCGCTAATAAAGAACGCATTAACAATTCAAAATATAATAAAGATATTATTTCCGATAATGTATCTTTCTTGAAAGCTATTAAAGAAAGCTGTCAGACAACTATGTTTATCGGAGGACTTATGGGATGTAAAGGCGATGCTTATCTGGCAAAAGATTTTTTATCGATTGAAGAAGCCCAAGATTTTCATTCATGGCAAGCCAATGCATTTAAAGAATCAGAAGTCGATTTTTTATTTGCTGCAATCATGCCTACTTTACCCGAAGCTATCGGAATGGCAAAAGCTTTAGAAAAGACTAATTTACCTTATATAATTAGTTTCATGGTACGGGAAAACGGATGTCTACTAGACGGAACCTCTATTCACAATGCTATTGAGACCATAGATAAATCAACCCTACAGAATCCGGTTTGTTATATGGCTAATTGCGTACATCCTGGAATTCTATATTCGGCACTGAGCAAGGAATTTAATAGAACACCACTTGTGAAAGATCGTTTTGGAGGGATACAGGCAAATACATCACCACTTTCTCCTGAAGAGCTTGATAACTCCATCGATTTAAAATCTTCTGACCATATTGAGCTTGCTAATGAAATCATTAAGTTGAATGACTTAATCAACCTGAATATTGTAGGGGGCTGTTGTGGTACGGATAATACTCATATAAGTGAGATTGCAAAGAGAATTTCAAGATAA
- a CDS encoding multidrug efflux SMR transporter, protein MKHYLFLLMAIVFEIVATSSLKMSEQFTKLIPSIVTVVCYIAAFYLLSLTLRSLPVGIAYALWSAIGIVFITIIGIFAFKQIPDLPAIIGLVLIIAGVVIINVWSKTSAH, encoded by the coding sequence ATGAAGCATTATTTATTTCTATTGATGGCTATTGTATTTGAGATAGTAGCAACATCTTCTCTCAAAATGTCCGAACAATTCACTAAACTAATACCTAGTATTGTTACTGTTGTATGTTATATAGCAGCATTTTATTTACTGAGCCTCACTCTTAGAAGCCTGCCTGTAGGAATTGCATATGCATTGTGGTCGGCCATAGGAATTGTATTTATAACTATAATAGGAATATTTGCCTTTAAGCAAATACCCGATCTTCCGGCTATAATAGGATTGGTGCTTATAATTGCCGGAGTAGTAATTATAAATGTATGGTCTAAAACGTCAGCTCATTAA
- a CDS encoding N-acetylornithine carbamoyltransferase: MKTYTNVKDLGDLNAAVQEALEVKKNRFGYKHLGENKTLLMVFFNSSLRTRLSTQKAGMNLGMNTMVLDINQGAWKLETERGVIMDGDKTEHLLEAIPVMGCYCDIIGVRAFAQFENKQDDYEEKILNQFIKYSGRPVFSMEAATGHPLQAFADLITIEEHKKTARPKVVLTWAPHPKALPQAVPNSFADFMNEADVDFVITHPEGYELDPKFVRGAKVEYDQDKALAGADFVYAKNWAAYTDPNYGQILSKDRAWTVSTEKMALTNNAYFMHCLPVRRNMIVTDDVIESPQSIVVQEAANREISAQTVIKRMLESL; this comes from the coding sequence ATGAAAACGTACACAAATGTCAAGGATTTAGGAGATTTGAATGCTGCCGTTCAGGAAGCATTAGAAGTTAAAAAAAACAGATTTGGATACAAGCATTTAGGAGAAAACAAAACTCTGCTGATGGTATTTTTCAACTCCAGTTTACGTACACGTTTGAGTACGCAAAAAGCCGGAATGAATCTTGGAATGAATACTATGGTGTTGGATATCAATCAAGGTGCATGGAAGCTTGAAACCGAAAGAGGTGTAATAATGGATGGTGATAAAACCGAACATTTACTGGAAGCTATTCCTGTGATGGGTTGTTACTGCGATATTATAGGAGTGCGTGCCTTTGCCCAATTTGAAAATAAGCAAGACGATTACGAAGAAAAAATATTGAATCAATTCATTAAATATTCAGGGCGTCCCGTTTTCAGTATGGAAGCGGCTACAGGACATCCTTTACAGGCTTTTGCTGACTTGATAACTATCGAGGAGCACAAAAAGACTGCTCGACCCAAAGTGGTGTTAACATGGGCACCTCATCCAAAAGCATTACCTCAAGCAGTTCCCAATTCGTTTGCCGATTTTATGAATGAGGCTGATGTTGATTTTGTGATTACCCATCCGGAAGGATACGAACTTGATCCTAAATTTGTGCGTGGAGCTAAAGTAGAATACGATCAGGATAAGGCTTTAGCAGGTGCTGATTTTGTATATGCCAAAAACTGGGCGGCTTACACTGATCCTAATTACGGTCAGATATTAAGCAAAGACAGGGCTTGGACAGTGTCTACTGAGAAAATGGCTTTGACAAATAACGCTTATTTTATGCATTGTTTGCCTGTTCGTCGTAATATGATTGTAACAGACGATGTGATCGAAAGCCCACAATCAATTGTAGTTCAGGAAGCTGCTAATCGCGAGATTTCGGCACAAACGGTTATCAAACGCATGCTCGAGAGCTTATAA